From the genome of Brassica oleracea var. oleracea cultivar TO1000 chromosome C4, BOL, whole genome shotgun sequence:
ACACCAGGGAACGCTTCTTGAACAGGCAAACCAACGGACAACACTTGTACAAAGATTATAACATAAGCAAAGATCACATTAGCGATGATCCCCGCCGAGACAACAATCGATCTATCCAAAACCGGTCTGTTCTTGAGCAAGTTCTCATCGTCGGTTGCAATCTCGCTGTCGGGATCGTTGTCGGGGAAACCAACGAACCCGCCTAGAGGGAACGCCCTAAGGGAATACTCAACGTTCTTGAAATCGAACTTAGCTAGAATCGGACCAAACCCGACAGCGAACTTACTCACGTGGATTCCTTGGAGGGTGGCGGCGAGGAAGTGGCCGGACTCGTGGACGACGATGATGGCGGTGAGGACGGCTGTTGCTTCCAGGACGGACTCGAAGCTTCCTAAGTCGATCCCAGGGAGAGCTTTTGGTCTGAGACGGAGCCGTTCTCCATGCGGGGGGCTCTTGTTTCCAAAGGGTGCTCTGTTTCTGAGGGTTTGGTTGGGGAAAGCAGAGGGGTTGGGGTAAAGGTGGGATTTTGAGAGGTGGGTTTTGGATCGGGGAGGGAGGTGGTTGAGAGGGGAGAGGAAGTGAGGGTTTCGATGAGAGATTGAGGGAGATGAGATGTTTAATAGCATGGTTTCGTTAGAAGTGGTGGATTTTTGGGGGCGAAGTGGTGTTTGATTGGAGCCATTGTGTAAGATAAATGAGGAAAACAGAGTCGTGGTGTGGTTTGGCTTTTCTGTGGGTGTGTGGATGTGATTCAATTCTACAAAGAGAACAAATCTCTGTCTCACTAGTTTTTTGAAATGGTTATTGTGTAATGGGCCTTGTTACAAACTGAATATTGATACTTTTGGGCTTTAGGGGCCTAACATATTTGGGGATATTTGATTATGGAACGCAATTTTATGTTGCAATTTGGATGAACTATGAAATTGATAACTTTTTAACTTAAAAAAGAAAACTGAAAATTGCTTTAACAATTTGTATTGCATCAAAAGGAACAGAGAGAACTTATTAGGTGTTGTGAATAGACCTCTTGCTTGGCTTTCTTTCAAGAAGATATCAAGTAAGATTTTGGCTTTCATGAGTGCAATGGATCAATGGAAGTTGGAATTGGTTAACAGGAAGGTTAATACTCAAGTTTCTTTTGTTGCAAAAAGTGTGATATCTCAGAATTTTTCTTAATTGTAGGTTGTTCTAAGCTTTTGTTTTTGTTAGCTTTCTTCTTCCTTTTTTTATAAAAGAGCATTCCTTTTGGTTGCTGATTTTTGTTGTGGGATTGAGATAGCTTATTTGCTTTCACTAACATATTGGTTAACTGGTTTCATGATAAATGAATAATCTAATCCTTCATATGTTGAGATTACTCTAAAGCTTGCTAAACAGAACTTCTAATGGTGGAAAAACTTTTATCCTTAATTATTCTACAAACTTCCAATGAGGTGAAAGTGAAACTGTGTTTCTTCCCATTTACTCTCGTTACTGTGTAAACTAAATTTTGCCTTATTTATTATTTTTCTCCGTCTTTTTCACTTAATTTTTATTCTCATTTCTACCTTTTTTTTTTTTTTTCATTTTACTCCACAAACTACCAATCACAATCTAAGCTTCAGTTCAATTTTTTAAAAAGAAAAAGAATTATGCGTGGATTCAAGACACACTATGTAAAATAAAATGGAGGATTATGAGCATACTATATAAAAAAAAAAATTGTATTCTACAATATAATCTAAAATAAACCAAAATTATACTTATCTGATCAAAATTAGTTCTTTTAATTAATATATATATATATATTTGGAATAATCAGAATATAAAATTACAAAATCAATTCAAAAATCTTATTAAAAATTAGTTATGTGTTTACCCAGACATTTGCGAGAATAATTCAATAAGTTAATACCAAGACATATAAGCTAGCCGAATCAATTAGAAAACAAAAGGAGAATGCTCACCACCGTCTTCGAAGTTAAGCATTCGTGTGGGAAGTGACCATACTATTTATGGTTATTTATGACTTTATACAAAAAAGAGTCATAACCACAAAACAGAAGATTCGTTATTCACCTTCTAAGATAAAAAGATAACTCTCCAGACATGAACTTACCTTGCAAGCAAAGTATTCTTATCTTCATCTATTATTTCTCATTAATTAACCTTATCTTCACCAAGATTGTTGTTGTAATAATGTTTTAGTCTTTAGAAGATCAGAAGATTCTTGAATGAAACTTAATACAAATTTACATAATCACAACAATTATTTGAAGTGTGTTTGGAAGCTTTCTTCTTTCCTTCACGTCTTACTTTCCCATACAAAGTATAAAATAGTTGAATTTGGATCCACGCATTGTTTTCTAGAACTGACATCATATCATCCAAGCCACAACTTTCATTAATGTCTTACATAGGTTCCGAATGGTAACGTTTTTGTCCGCAGCACAGTTAATAATAATAAAACTCTCTAAACATATACGTTTTCGTTATTATTAGAACCGCAGTTATTCCGGACGTTACCATTCGAAGCTATAGTTGACAAAGAAGACATTTGAGACATTCTTAAAAGCTTACAATTAAAAGTAATTCTCACGTCTAAAACTGAGTAGTCAACTAGAAACAGTCATAAAACGTGGGATAACAAGATTTCAATGTAACAACTAACAATAGTTCAACATTTTCTCCAATGCAGGCCAACCAACCTTGAAACTCCATATGAATCAACATTTTTTTGCAAACTTAGATGAATTGGATTTGGTTTCTGAAAAATGGTGATTCAATTATATACATGCGATCAGTCGAATATTCGGAGACTAACAAGCTACTACATTGATCTAAATTGGAGATCTTCACTAATATCAACCCCCTATACTTTCTACAGTTCACACAAATGACACCCAAATCCATTTACAGTCCCCCCACCTCCAATATATTTTCCTCATGCGACCCACCAATCATTGTTCCTTCACAACTCACCCTCACCGTGATCCAGCCCCCACCTTCCATATCCAATCTGGACCCATCCAACCCACCAACACATCTTAACCGTCCGATCCTCTCCGAATGACAAGCCCACATGTTTGAACGGTCAAGATTTCTCGGATCCTCCTGTAATTCCTCTGTTTCTTCTTCCTCATCCACCGATGACCAAAACGTTTGATCTATCACACTTGTCGGTGAGCTCGAAACAAAACCGGAAACCGGTTCAGTGTTTGGTTTAGTTATCAAAAAAGGATGGTTTAGAAGTTGTGTTGCCGTCCATCTCTCTTTCGCTTCTCTCTTGAAACACTTCTCCAAGAAGTCCTTCGCTTCTTCGGTAAGCAAACAAGGAAGCTCCGGAGCCTCACCGGAATACCCGACCCGATAAAGAACTGAAACCGGACTCTCACCCGAACTCGCCTCCGTCCACGGCGGAGACTCAGTGGCCATCTCAATCACCGTACATCCAACCGCCCATATATCACTCTTCCTCCCCTGCTTCTCCCCACGCGCCACCTCCGGAGCCATAAACGCCGGCGTTCCCATCACCGCTTCCGAGTCAACTTCCGGGTCGACCCGTTTCGCACACCCGAAATCCGCAATCTTGGCCTCACCCTTCTCCCCAACAACCACGTTGCTCCCCTTCACATCGCAATGCGCGACTCCCCGCGAGTGAATATACTCCAACCCTCGCAGTATATCTCGCGTGTACTTCACGATCGTAGCTTCCTCGAGCCCGCCTCCGTTCTTCGCCGCCGCGTCGGTCAACGTTCCGTAAGGTGCGTACTCCATCAAAAGGTTATACGTGACGACGCCGTTTGACTCTCTCTTGGTCTCTGATCCTCTGTATCCGATCACATAGGGAGAACTCAACGACGAGAGGATCTTGGCCTCTCTTTTCAGGAACTCTGATCGGTGAAGCTCGGAGGATTTGACGGCGAGGATTTCGTTTGAGTTGTGACGTGTTGCGGCGTAGACGGTGGCTGTTGAGCCACGGCCTAGGATTCTTCCTCTAGTCCATTCCATTTGGACAAGACTAGAGAAAACTTAAGAGTTATAAAAAAAAGTTTGTATTTGTTTTGTATAGTTTTGCTTTTCTACACTCTGCTGCTATTCAACACAAGGCTTATATATAATGGGTGGATTAGATAGTGTATACTTTTGGTAACATCGAGTTTATCTACCAACGCTTATTATTATGAATATAATAACGTAAATATGTTCTTGTGTGTACACGTGAATTTCTTTTAAAAGTTGATAACCAAATGAAAACCTGTTCTGATTTGATTTGATTTGATTTAACTTTTAAAGTAACCAAAATAAGAAGAAAATGTGTTGAAATTTGAATGTGTGAAGTTTCAAGAGCACCAAAAGAAGAGAGGTTTGAGAAACGTGAGTAAAATATCAATTGGCATGTGACGTGGCAGTGGAACGTATCTAACGCAAGTTCGTTGGGTATGGTGACGTGGTATTTCTTAGATTACAGTCTCTAGAAACTATGACGTGTCAATCTCTGTGTGGTTAAAGAAGCTTTTAGTTTCTGCTCCGACCGTAGTTCCGTATCTCTCTCGAGCTACGTGTCCGCGGTGTTTAGAAGCTACGTGGTGTTTACTATTGGCCTAACGTTTATTTGTTTTCTCTCTTTCGTTATTTGCGTAAAGAAAGAATTAGTATTATATTTATTTTATTTTTTAACTAAGAATTAGTATTATTTTGATATGTGGTTTCTTATGAGTTTGGGAAGAAAAAAAAACTTGTGGAGAGGAGAAGCTAGGCACTTTGGTAGATTTTGATCGATCATCTGCACACTTGGAGCTTTGTCGTTACACTTCGTGATCGTCTTATATTTTCAGCATATCTATTTAATTTCTTAAAAAAAATATTTTGTTACATTATTGTACAAATTGTGAGTCTTCTCTTGGTCTATTACCTTGGTTTCTTATTTGATTCTGCTTGTTAATTTTTTGTTCATGCCAGAATATAAACAAGATTTCAATGTGTTAATTGTTTAAATATGTCTTCACACTTACAAACAGATGCAACCCATATTATCATTTCAGGCTCTGTTCTTTCGGAAATAATTATTTGCTAGTTGTGTACTATAAATATTTATTTTTCTAAACAAAATCACTGCAAAGATTTGGGATATCACCGGAGACCAAGACTATAGTGTTAATCTATATATTTGTTTTCTATCTTATAGTCAACTTTTTATCATATAGATTATAGACGTTCGTTAAACAAATATTCTGACAATAATACCAGATAACAATAAAAATAGATGAAGAAGCTTCCTTAGTAAAATCGGTAACCCCTTTGAAAGAAAATAAACGAAAGTGAGCGGTGGGTTTAACTACCATTATCGGTTGAGTTTAAGAAATAAATAATCAATTTTAATTATGATTAGGTCTGTTTTATGGTTCTAACTTACAACTTACATTCAAATTAAAGTCAAGTTCACATATAGAACCACGACTAAATAGGCTAATAATGATTTTCTTTCCTTACTTTTCTTTCGTTATTTGCACTGCAAATAGCTATTTCATTATCAGCTTACGAATAATTTGCATTTTATAAAAAAAACTCTAGTGGCTTGAATTAAAGTTTAATACGTCGTATCATACAAATTCTCTCTGAAATTTGAAACGTCATAAAGCTAGCAAAGTTTTTTTTTCTTTTTTGAAAAAAGGGCAAGCTAGCAGAGTTGGGTGTCAAAACTTCATCGTATATTCGTATCGACGAGGTTAATTTTTTAAAAAAATCATCGTATAAAATAAAGATTTAAGTCAAAACAGTGCAAAACGCTTATAAGTACAGGTGTGTGTCAAAACTTCGTTGTGTAAAAATATCATATATATATATTTTAAAACCTAACTCACATTTCGGCGAAAATTTGATTTAGGGTATGACTCGTTTCCCGCTACCACCCGCAAACACAGCTTTTGTCGTTGGTAGCGGTTGTTGGCGTTTTGTAACAATCACTCAAACCGCTCTAAACCGTTTTAAACCGCTTTAAACCTCATAAATTTAAAAGATGGTTCCAACTAGCGTTTGCGGTTGCGGGAGGATAATTTTTTTTTAAAAAAAAAATATAAATACAAAAATAAAAATATTCAATAAAAATTTTAAATTGGAATTATAAAAATACTAAAATATATCTATTATATTTTAATTAATAATATAAAATTTTAAAATAAAATATTTTTATAATTTTTAAAATTTTAAAACTATAATTTTTTTAATTAATACTAAAAAAAATTAATTTTAAAATTTTAATTAATACTAAAATTTTTAAAAAATTTAAAACCGCTATAAACCTCATAAATTCAAAAGTTGGTTCCAACTAGCGTTTGCGGTTGCGGGAGGATAATTTTTTTTAAAAAAAACAATATAAATACAAAAATAAAAATATTCAATAAAAAATTTAAATTGGAATTATAAAAATACTAATTATATTTTAATTAATATTATAAAATTTTTAAATAAAAGTATTTTTAAAAATTTTAAACTATAACTTCCTAAATATAATTTTTATATTTATTATAGTATCATGGTTTTTGTTATTTTTATAATTATATAAAATGTAAATATTGTTAATTTATTATTTAACCGCTGTTGTATTTGGTAGTTAAAAATGTCATAAGTATTCCGCAAACGCAACAATTTCTAACCGCAGAACCAGTCGTACAAATATCATAAACCGCTAGAAACCGCAACTATACGCATCCACAAACTCCTGCAACCGCAAGTGATGCGTTTGGACCCGTCAGAACCTTAAACTTTGACATGATCGCTCCGCTCCTCGCACTTTTATCTTTATTTCCGAATAATTAAGTATAGTTTTCCTGTTGTTTCATAAGCTTTTCCAGCACATTCGTAAGATATAGACACAAAACATATAAAAACGGAAATGTGTAAAACTAATGCGTGTATGTAACACATGTCATGAAAACAAGGATGAATGTTGAAGGGCAAGAACGGCTACTTCAAGCAACAACCTACTCGATTTTATTAGTATCTCACTATAAAGCTATACCAAAAAGATGGAGAGGCAACAAAAGTTAATACACAAAAAAAAGTCAGAAAAACAAAAGGAAGCACTTATGCCTACAACATCTGGTGGTTTAACACCAAGAGCCATACATCGAGAGTTCTAGACTATGAGTTTCTGATTTAAGCTACTGTTGTTTACAAACATGTGATATAATTGATAAAATTCTGCATGGAATTTGATTAGTTTTTTTTTTTGCTAAAAGAATTTGATTAGTTCTGTAATGTAATGTTATAATT
Proteins encoded in this window:
- the LOC106339687 gene encoding mitogen-activated protein kinase kinase kinase 3 — encoded protein: MEWTRGRILGRGSTATVYAATRHNSNEILAVKSSELHRSEFLKREAKILSSLSSPYVIGYRGSETKRESNGVVTYNLLMEYAPYGTLTDAAAKNGGGLEEATIVKYTRDILRGLEYIHSRGVAHCDVKGSNVVVGEKGEAKIADFGCAKRVDPEVDSEAVMGTPAFMAPEVARGEKQGRKSDIWAVGCTVIEMATESPPWTEASSGESPVSVLYRVGYSGEAPELPCLLTEEAKDFLEKCFKREAKERWTATQLLNHPFLITKPNTEPVSGFVSSSPTSVIDQTFWSSVDEEEETEELQEDPRNLDRSNMWACHSERIGRLRCVGGLDGSRLDMEGGGWITVRVSCEGTMIGGSHEENILEVGGL